One segment of Vallicoccus soli DNA contains the following:
- a CDS encoding glutamate-5-semialdehyde dehydrogenase translates to MDERTTVTDDADAVLEAARRAREAAVALAPLTRAQKDAALLAAADALEGAVDRVLAANAQDVERALAAGTSAALVDRLRLDAGRVAAMAQGLRDVAGLPDPVGEVVRGSRLPNGLELRQVRVPLGVVGIVYEARPNVTADAAGLCLKSGNAVLLRGSSSARSSNAAVVEVLRGALAGTAVPPDAVQLVPGDSRESVKHLMRARGLVDVLVPRGGASLIRSVVEESTVPVIETGTGTCHVYVDAAADLDQALAILLDAKASRPSVCNAAETLLVHREAAPAFLARALPALRDAGVTVHADAAVTAEAERAGVDVVPATDEDWAEEYLSLDIAAAVVEDLEAALAHIRRWGSGHTEAVVSADQRVCRRFVEGVDAAAVAVNASTRFTDGGEFGFGAEIGISTQKLHARGPMGLPELTSTTWVYTGDGHVRG, encoded by the coding sequence ATGGACGAGCGCACGACCGTGACCGACGACGCCGACGCGGTGCTCGAGGCCGCCCGACGCGCCCGGGAGGCCGCCGTCGCCCTCGCGCCCCTCACCCGGGCGCAGAAGGACGCCGCGCTCCTCGCGGCCGCCGACGCCCTCGAGGGCGCGGTCGACCGGGTCCTCGCGGCCAACGCGCAGGACGTCGAGCGGGCGCTCGCGGCGGGCACCTCGGCGGCGCTCGTCGACCGGCTGCGGCTCGACGCCGGCCGCGTCGCGGCGATGGCCCAGGGCCTGCGCGACGTCGCCGGCCTGCCCGACCCGGTCGGGGAGGTGGTGCGCGGCTCGCGCCTGCCCAACGGCCTGGAGCTGCGCCAGGTGCGGGTGCCGCTGGGCGTCGTCGGGATCGTGTACGAGGCCCGCCCCAACGTGACCGCCGACGCCGCCGGGCTGTGCCTGAAGTCGGGCAACGCGGTGCTGCTGCGGGGCTCGTCCTCGGCCCGCTCGTCCAACGCCGCGGTCGTCGAGGTGCTGCGCGGCGCCCTCGCGGGCACCGCCGTGCCGCCGGACGCGGTGCAACTCGTGCCGGGGGACTCCCGCGAGTCGGTGAAGCACCTCATGCGCGCCCGCGGGCTCGTCGACGTCCTCGTGCCGCGCGGCGGGGCCTCCCTCATCCGCTCGGTCGTCGAGGAGTCCACGGTGCCGGTCATCGAGACCGGCACCGGCACCTGCCACGTGTACGTCGACGCGGCCGCCGACCTCGACCAGGCCCTCGCGATCCTGCTCGACGCGAAGGCGAGCCGGCCCAGCGTGTGCAACGCCGCCGAGACCCTGCTGGTGCACCGCGAGGCCGCGCCCGCCTTCCTGGCCCGCGCGCTGCCCGCGCTGCGCGACGCGGGGGTCACCGTGCACGCCGACGCCGCGGTCACCGCCGAGGCGGAGCGGGCGGGCGTGGACGTCGTCCCGGCCACCGACGAGGACTGGGCGGAGGAGTACCTCTCGCTCGACATCGCCGCCGCCGTCGTCGAGGACCTCGAGGCCGCGCTGGCGCACATCCGCCGCTGGGGGAGCGGGCACACCGAGGCCGTCGTCAGCGCGGACCAGCGGGTGTGCCGGCGCTTCGTCGAGGGCGTCGACGCCGCCGCGGTCGCGGTCAACGCCTCGACCCGGTTCACCGACGGCGGGGAGTTCGGCTTCGGCGCCGAGATCGGCATCTCGACCCAGAAGCTGCACGCGCGCGGCCCGATGGGCCTGCCCGAGCTGACGTCGACGACCTGGGTCTACACCGGCGACGGGCACGTGCGCGGCTGA
- the rsfS gene encoding ribosome silencing factor, protein MPATDHAVGLALTAARAASDKLADDILVFDVSDQLVITDCFVLCSAPNDRQVRSIVDEVEDRLRAAGAKPVRREGEREGRWVLLDYAEVVVHVQHAEERVYYALERLWKDCPVVELPAEVRAQQEQRAGARAGSGAGAVHGTAL, encoded by the coding sequence GTGCCCGCCACCGACCACGCCGTGGGGCTCGCGCTCACCGCAGCCCGCGCCGCCTCGGACAAGCTCGCCGACGACATCCTCGTCTTCGACGTCAGCGACCAGCTCGTCATCACCGACTGCTTCGTGCTCTGCTCGGCGCCGAACGACCGCCAGGTGCGCTCGATCGTCGACGAGGTCGAGGACCGGCTGCGCGCCGCGGGCGCCAAGCCCGTGCGGCGCGAGGGCGAGCGCGAGGGCCGGTGGGTCCTGCTGGACTACGCCGAGGTCGTCGTGCACGTGCAGCACGCCGAGGAGCGCGTCTACTACGCCCTCGAGCGGCTGTGGAAGGACTGCCCGGTCGTCGAGCTGCCCGCGGAGGTGCGCGCCCAGCAGGAGCAGCGCGCCGGTGCGCGCGCGGGCTCCGGCGCCGGCGCGGTGCACGGGACCGCGCTCTGA
- the nadD gene encoding nicotinate-nucleotide adenylyltransferase, giving the protein MGGTFDPVHHGHLVAAAEVASEFGLDEVVFVPTGLPWQKSQRAVSSAEHRYLMTVIATASNPRFTVSRVDVDRRGPTYTIDTLRDLHAERPESELLFITGADALAAILTWKDAAELFSLAHFVGVTRPGHELSMEGLPTDRVSLLEVPALAISSTDCRERAATGRPPWYLVPDGVVQYIAKHRLYRAGTAPGDAPDVP; this is encoded by the coding sequence ATGGGCGGCACGTTCGACCCGGTGCACCACGGGCACCTCGTCGCCGCGGCGGAGGTCGCGAGCGAGTTCGGGCTCGACGAGGTCGTGTTCGTGCCCACCGGCCTGCCGTGGCAGAAGAGCCAGCGCGCGGTGTCGTCGGCCGAGCACCGCTACCTCATGACGGTCATCGCCACCGCGTCGAACCCCCGCTTCACGGTGAGCCGGGTCGACGTCGACCGGCGGGGGCCGACGTACACCATCGACACCCTGCGCGACCTGCACGCCGAGCGGCCCGAGAGCGAGCTGCTCTTCATCACCGGCGCCGACGCGCTCGCGGCCATCCTCACCTGGAAGGACGCCGCGGAGCTGTTCTCGCTGGCCCACTTCGTGGGCGTCACCCGCCCCGGGCACGAGCTGTCCATGGAGGGCCTGCCGACGGACCGGGTCAGCCTGCTCGAGGTGCCGGCCCTGGCGATCTCGTCCACGGACTGCCGCGAGCGCGCCGCCACCGGGCGCCCGCCGTGGTACCTGGTGCCCGACGGGGTGGTGCAGTACATCGCCAAGCACCGGCTCTACCGCGCGGGGACGGCCCCGGGCGACGCGCCCGACGTACCCTAG
- the proB gene encoding glutamate 5-kinase, whose product MSGAAGLRDDVVAARRVVVKVGSSSLTTAEGGIDDARVVALVDALAERRAAGAEVVLVSSGAIAAGLAPLGLARRPRDLATQQAAASVGQGLLVHRYTEALARHGLTVGQVLLTATDVVRRTHYRNAQRTLYRLLAMGALPVVNENDTVATDEIRFGDNDRLAALVAHLVDADLLVLLSDVDALYDGDPRRPGTRALDEVRGPEDLEGVQVGRAGRSGVGTGGMATKVEAASIATAAGVPVVLTSADRAGAALTGAPVGTYFHARGRRSSTRLLWLAHATSAQGRLHLDAGAVAAVVGRRTSLLPAGVTGVDGDFVAGDPVDLLDENGHAVARGLVNYDSAELPGLLGRSTRELARELGPSYEREVVHRDDLALLGTR is encoded by the coding sequence GTGAGCGGCGCCGCCGGGCTGCGCGACGACGTCGTCGCGGCCCGCCGGGTCGTGGTCAAGGTCGGCTCGTCCTCGCTGACCACCGCCGAGGGCGGCATCGACGACGCCCGGGTCGTCGCGCTCGTCGACGCCCTGGCCGAGCGCCGCGCCGCCGGCGCCGAGGTCGTGCTGGTGTCCTCCGGGGCCATCGCGGCCGGGCTGGCCCCGCTCGGGCTGGCCCGCCGCCCGCGCGACCTCGCCACGCAGCAGGCCGCGGCGAGCGTCGGGCAGGGCCTGCTGGTGCACCGCTACACCGAGGCGCTCGCCCGGCACGGGCTGACCGTCGGGCAGGTGCTCCTCACCGCCACCGACGTCGTGCGGCGCACGCACTACCGCAACGCCCAGCGCACCCTCTACCGCCTGCTCGCGATGGGCGCGCTGCCCGTCGTCAACGAGAACGACACCGTCGCCACCGACGAGATCCGCTTCGGCGACAACGACCGGCTCGCCGCGCTCGTCGCGCACCTCGTCGACGCCGACCTGCTCGTGCTGCTCTCCGACGTCGACGCGCTCTACGACGGCGACCCCCGGCGGCCGGGCACCCGGGCCCTCGACGAGGTGCGCGGCCCCGAGGACCTCGAGGGCGTGCAGGTGGGGCGGGCCGGCCGCTCCGGCGTCGGCACCGGCGGCATGGCGACCAAGGTCGAGGCCGCCTCCATCGCGACCGCCGCGGGTGTCCCGGTGGTCCTGACCTCCGCGGACCGGGCCGGGGCCGCCCTGACCGGCGCCCCCGTCGGCACGTACTTCCACGCCCGCGGCCGCCGCTCGTCGACCCGGCTGCTGTGGCTGGCGCACGCCACCTCCGCGCAGGGGCGCCTGCACCTGGACGCCGGCGCCGTCGCGGCGGTCGTCGGCCGGCGCACCTCGCTGCTGCCCGCGGGCGTGACCGGCGTCGACGGCGACTTCGTGGCGGGCGACCCGGTGGACCTCCTCGACGAAAACGGCCACGCCGTGGCCCGCGGGCTGGTCAACTACGACTCGGCAGAACTCCCCGGCCTGCTCGGCCGGTCCACCCGGGAGCTCGCCCGCGAGCTCGGCCCCTCGTACGAGCGCGAGGTCGTCCACCGCGACGACCTCGCCCTGCTCGGGACGCGCTGA
- a CDS encoding EAL and HDOD domain-containing protein, with amino-acid sequence MSRVHVGRQPIFDRSLGVLGYELLFRGGEGSHGAGETGDSATTRVIINTFTEFGLERLVGNRLAFVNVTRPFVVGAMPVPFSPEVAVLELLETVPAEPDVLAGARALREQGFRLALDDFVFEPERVPFLELCDFVKLDVLDVDPEVLARRVERCREHGVQLVAERVETLDDMQRVSDLGFDYFQGYFLVRPDVVTAASISPSQITALQLLAQLSDPAMGVAEVESIVRVDLALNYRVLRAANSVGAGARRRIESIRDALVMLGLRQLRSWLLLMVLADAGTGNEEQLSVAMTRARTCELVAADLPGVKPDTAFIAGLLSSLEMVLGLPMDVLLERMPLSDELTGALAKREGPLGELVAAVIAYEEGDVARVEDSGLALFDVSRAYLSAVGWSLQTVESALGG; translated from the coding sequence ATGAGCCGCGTCCACGTCGGCCGCCAGCCGATCTTCGACCGCTCCCTGGGCGTGCTCGGCTACGAGCTGCTGTTCCGCGGCGGCGAGGGCTCGCACGGCGCCGGCGAGACCGGCGACTCCGCGACGACGCGGGTCATCATCAACACCTTCACCGAGTTCGGCCTCGAGCGGCTCGTCGGCAACCGGCTGGCCTTCGTCAACGTCACGCGCCCGTTCGTCGTCGGCGCGATGCCGGTCCCCTTCTCCCCCGAGGTCGCGGTCCTCGAGCTCCTGGAGACGGTCCCCGCCGAGCCCGACGTGCTCGCCGGCGCCCGCGCCCTGCGCGAGCAGGGCTTCCGCCTGGCCCTCGACGACTTCGTCTTCGAGCCCGAGCGTGTGCCGTTCCTCGAGCTGTGCGACTTCGTCAAGCTCGACGTCCTCGACGTCGACCCCGAGGTGCTCGCCCGCCGGGTCGAGCGCTGCCGCGAGCACGGCGTGCAGCTCGTCGCCGAGCGCGTCGAGACGCTCGACGACATGCAGCGCGTGAGCGACCTGGGCTTCGACTACTTCCAGGGCTACTTCCTCGTGCGCCCGGACGTCGTGACCGCCGCGTCGATCTCGCCGTCGCAGATCACCGCCCTGCAGCTGCTCGCGCAGCTCTCGGACCCCGCGATGGGCGTCGCCGAGGTCGAGTCGATCGTGCGGGTGGACCTCGCCCTCAACTACCGGGTGCTGCGCGCGGCCAACTCCGTCGGCGCGGGCGCCCGGCGGCGCATCGAGTCGATCCGCGACGCGCTCGTCATGCTCGGCCTGCGCCAGCTGCGCTCGTGGCTGCTACTCATGGTCCTCGCCGACGCCGGCACGGGCAACGAGGAGCAGCTGTCGGTCGCCATGACCCGCGCGCGCACCTGCGAGCTCGTCGCCGCGGACCTGCCGGGGGTCAAGCCCGACACCGCCTTCATCGCCGGGCTGCTCTCGAGCCTGGAGATGGTGCTCGGCCTGCCCATGGACGTCCTGCTCGAGCGGATGCCGCTCTCGGACGAGCTCACCGGCGCCCTGGCCAAGCGCGAGGGCCCGCTGGGCGAGCTCGTCGCCGCCGTCATCGCGTACGAGGAGGGCGACGTCGCCCGCGTCGAGGACAGCGGCCTGGCGCTCTTCGACGTCTCGCGGGCGTACCTCAGCGCGGTGGGCTGGTCGCTGCAGACGGTCGAGAGCGCCCTCGGCGGCTGA
- a CDS encoding histidine phosphatase family protein, protein MSAQPTALGRATGGRRLVLWRHGRTTWNAEGRFQGQTDVDLDPTGVAQAERAGPMLAGLGPARVVASDLRRAQGTAAPLARATGLEVALDPGLRETHAGRWQGLRMAEIRERFPDEVARWDAGDPDVRPGGGESRRDVAARTTAALHRALEGVPDGGTVVAVTHGGAARIAVCAMLGWPTEVWNSLAVLSNCSWSLLAEGAHGWRLVEHGAGTLPEPVLSEEG, encoded by the coding sequence CTGAGCGCGCAGCCCACGGCGCTCGGCCGGGCGACCGGCGGGCGCCGCCTCGTGCTGTGGCGCCACGGGCGCACGACGTGGAACGCCGAGGGCCGGTTCCAGGGCCAGACCGACGTCGACCTCGACCCGACGGGCGTCGCCCAGGCCGAGCGCGCCGGGCCGATGCTCGCCGGGCTGGGCCCCGCGCGCGTCGTCGCCTCCGACCTGCGCCGGGCGCAGGGCACCGCCGCGCCCCTCGCGCGCGCCACCGGCCTCGAGGTGGCGCTGGACCCCGGGCTGCGCGAGACGCACGCCGGGCGCTGGCAGGGCCTGCGCATGGCGGAGATCCGCGAGCGCTTCCCCGACGAGGTCGCCCGCTGGGACGCCGGCGACCCGGACGTGCGCCCGGGCGGCGGGGAGTCCCGCCGCGACGTCGCCGCGCGGACCACCGCCGCGCTGCACCGCGCGCTCGAGGGCGTCCCCGACGGCGGCACCGTCGTCGCCGTGACCCACGGCGGCGCCGCGCGCATCGCCGTCTGCGCGATGCTCGGCTGGCCCACCGAGGTGTGGAACAGCCTCGCGGTGCTGTCGAACTGCTCCTGGTCGCTGCTGGCCGAGGGCGCGCACGGCTGGCGCCTCGTCGAGCACGGCGCGGGCACCCTGCCCGAGCCCGTCCTCAGCGAGGAGGGCTGA
- the leuS gene encoding leucine--tRNA ligase, whose product MTEHGTTASPTQERGDDVPPHRYTAALAAELEARWQDRWEREGTFEAPNPSGPLAGDPEVVARPKLFVMDMFPYPSGSGLHVGHPLGYIATDVFARFQRMAGRNVLHTLGYDAFGLPAEQYAVQTGQHPRVTTEQNIATMRRQLRRLGLGHDPRRSVSTIDPDYYRWTQWIFLQVHGSWYDAEAGRARPVAELVAAYESGERPTPDGRPWSALSAAERRDVVDGQRLAYPAEAPVNWCPGLGTVLANEEVTAEGRSERGGFPVFQRNLRQWMMRITAYADRLVDDLDHLDWPEPVKLMQRNWIGRSHGAHVDFPVEGREGALRVFTTRPDTLFGATYMVVAPEHPLVASGLPGTWPLGTKADWTRGARTPQEAVAAYQRSAASRTDLERQEDRTKTGVFTGLFAVNPVNGARIPVFVADYVLMGYGTGAIMAVPAQDERDFAFAEKYDLPVVRTVQPPEGFEGGAFTGDGPAVNSANDEVSLDGLGVEEAKARIVAWLEERGAGRGTTTYKLRDWLFSRQRYWGEPFPIVYDEDGAALPLPDSMLPVELPEVDDYSPRTFAPDDADSDPEPPLGRATDWVEVELDLGDGPKRYRRETNTMPNWAGSCWYHLRYLDPTNAERLVDPEVDRYWMGPRDPSDPDDLGGVDLYVGGVEHAVLHLLYARFWQKVLFDLGHVASPEPYHRLFNQGYIQAYAFQDAREVYVPAADVVERDGGWYYQDEPVTRRYGKMGKSLKNSVTPDEMSAEYGADTLRVYEMSMGPLDVSRPWETKAVVGSFRFLQRLWRNVVDEATGEVRVIDDAPPAELLRLLHRTVDGVRGDYAGLKLNTAVSKLIELNNALGRVGGPPPRAVAEPLVLMLAPLAPHVAEELWYRLGHEGSLAREPFPEADPALLVEDTVTCVLQVKGKVRGRIEVPASVGEDELRELALADAGVQRALAGAPVRTVVVRAPRLVNVVPG is encoded by the coding sequence ATGACCGAGCACGGCACCACGGCGAGCCCGACGCAGGAGCGGGGGGACGACGTCCCGCCGCACCGCTACACCGCGGCCCTCGCCGCCGAGCTCGAGGCGCGGTGGCAGGACCGGTGGGAGCGCGAGGGGACCTTCGAGGCGCCCAACCCGAGCGGCCCGCTCGCCGGCGACCCCGAGGTCGTCGCCCGGCCCAAGCTCTTCGTCATGGACATGTTCCCGTACCCCTCGGGGTCGGGGCTGCACGTCGGGCACCCGCTGGGCTACATCGCGACGGACGTCTTCGCCCGCTTCCAGCGCATGGCCGGGCGCAACGTCCTGCACACCCTGGGCTACGACGCCTTCGGCCTGCCCGCCGAGCAGTACGCCGTGCAGACCGGCCAGCACCCGCGGGTCACGACCGAGCAGAACATCGCGACGATGCGCCGCCAGCTGCGCCGGCTCGGGCTGGGCCACGACCCGCGGCGCTCGGTGTCGACGATCGACCCGGACTACTACCGCTGGACGCAGTGGATCTTCCTGCAGGTCCACGGCTCCTGGTACGACGCCGAGGCCGGCCGCGCCCGCCCGGTCGCCGAGCTGGTGGCGGCGTACGAGAGCGGGGAGCGCCCCACGCCCGACGGGCGGCCCTGGTCGGCGCTGAGCGCGGCGGAGCGGCGCGACGTCGTCGACGGGCAGCGCCTGGCGTACCCGGCCGAGGCGCCGGTCAACTGGTGCCCGGGCCTGGGCACGGTGCTCGCCAACGAGGAGGTCACGGCCGAGGGCCGCTCCGAGCGCGGCGGGTTCCCCGTCTTCCAGCGCAACCTGCGCCAGTGGATGATGCGGATCACGGCGTACGCCGACCGCCTGGTCGACGACCTCGACCACCTGGACTGGCCCGAGCCGGTCAAGCTCATGCAGCGCAACTGGATCGGGCGCAGCCACGGCGCGCACGTCGACTTCCCCGTCGAGGGCCGCGAGGGCGCGCTGCGGGTGTTCACCACCCGCCCCGACACGCTGTTCGGCGCGACGTACATGGTCGTGGCGCCGGAGCACCCGCTCGTCGCGTCGGGCCTGCCGGGCACCTGGCCGCTGGGGACCAAGGCGGACTGGACCCGCGGGGCGAGGACGCCGCAGGAGGCGGTGGCGGCGTACCAGCGCTCCGCCGCGTCGCGCACGGACCTCGAGCGCCAGGAGGACCGGACGAAGACCGGCGTGTTCACCGGCCTCTTCGCGGTGAACCCGGTCAACGGCGCGCGCATCCCCGTGTTCGTCGCCGACTACGTGCTCATGGGCTACGGCACCGGCGCGATCATGGCCGTGCCCGCGCAGGACGAGCGCGACTTCGCGTTCGCGGAGAAGTACGACCTGCCGGTCGTGCGGACCGTGCAGCCCCCGGAGGGCTTCGAGGGCGGCGCGTTCACCGGCGACGGCCCCGCGGTCAACAGCGCCAACGACGAGGTGTCGCTCGACGGGCTCGGCGTCGAGGAGGCCAAGGCGCGGATCGTCGCCTGGCTGGAGGAGCGCGGCGCGGGGCGCGGCACGACGACGTACAAGCTGCGCGACTGGCTGTTCAGCCGCCAGCGCTACTGGGGCGAGCCGTTCCCGATCGTGTACGACGAGGACGGCGCGGCGCTGCCGCTGCCGGACTCGATGCTCCCGGTGGAGCTGCCGGAGGTCGACGACTACTCCCCGCGCACCTTCGCCCCCGACGACGCCGACTCCGACCCCGAGCCCCCGCTGGGCCGGGCGACGGACTGGGTCGAGGTCGAGCTCGACCTCGGCGACGGTCCGAAGCGCTACCGCCGCGAGACCAACACCATGCCCAACTGGGCGGGCTCGTGCTGGTACCACCTGCGCTACCTCGACCCGACGAACGCCGAGCGGCTCGTCGACCCGGAGGTCGACCGCTACTGGATGGGCCCGCGGGACCCGTCGGACCCGGACGACCTGGGCGGCGTGGACCTCTACGTCGGCGGCGTCGAGCACGCCGTGCTGCACCTGCTCTACGCGCGGTTCTGGCAGAAGGTGCTCTTCGACCTCGGGCACGTCGCGAGCCCCGAGCCGTACCACCGGCTCTTCAACCAGGGCTACATCCAGGCGTACGCCTTCCAGGACGCGCGCGAGGTGTACGTCCCCGCCGCCGACGTCGTGGAGCGCGACGGCGGCTGGTACTACCAGGACGAGCCGGTCACCCGCCGCTACGGGAAGATGGGCAAGTCGCTGAAGAACAGCGTCACGCCCGACGAGATGTCGGCCGAGTACGGCGCGGACACCCTGCGCGTCTACGAGATGTCGATGGGCCCGCTCGACGTGTCCCGGCCGTGGGAGACCAAGGCCGTCGTCGGCTCGTTCCGCTTCCTGCAGCGGCTGTGGCGCAACGTCGTCGACGAGGCGACCGGCGAGGTGCGGGTCATCGACGACGCCCCGCCGGCGGAGCTGCTGCGCCTGCTGCACCGGACGGTGGACGGGGTCCGCGGCGACTACGCCGGGCTCAAGCTCAACACGGCCGTGTCCAAGCTCATCGAGCTGAACAACGCGCTGGGCCGCGTCGGCGGCCCGCCGCCGCGCGCGGTCGCCGAGCCGCTGGTGCTCATGCTCGCCCCGCTCGCCCCGCACGTGGCCGAGGAGCTGTGGTACCGGCTCGGGCACGAGGGGTCGCTGGCCCGCGAGCCGTTCCCGGAGGCCGACCCGGCGCTGCTCGTCGAGGACACGGTGACCTGCGTGCTGCAGGTCAAGGGCAAGGTCCGCGGCCGGATCGAGGTCCCGGCGTCGGTCGGCGAGGACGAGCTGCGCGAGCTCGCGCTCGCCGACGCCGGCGTCCAGCGCGCCCTGGCCGGTGCGCCGGTGCGGACCGTCGTCGTGCGCGCGCCGCGCCTGGTCAACGTCGTCCCGGGGTGA
- a CDS encoding DegV family protein, with product MSGRVAVVTDSTAALPPGLAGGLGVHVVALAVQVGDEAHADGPGLAPGAVADALRSGLRLRTSRPSPGDLAATYGRAAAEGAGAVVAVHLSGALSGTAEAALAAAGSSRVPVTVVDSRSLGLGLGYAVAAAARAAAAGAGAQEVAEAARRTAAGTSVLFSVASLEPLRRGGRGGAAARLVGAALGARPLMRLHDGVIVPVEKVRTPSRALARLEELAVEAAADRPVDLGVHHLAEPERAAALLERLRARVPGARAAHVAEVGAAVGAHVGPGALGVVVAPAGQEGA from the coding sequence GTGAGCGGTCGCGTCGCGGTCGTCACGGACTCGACGGCCGCCCTGCCGCCCGGCCTCGCCGGCGGGCTCGGCGTCCACGTCGTGGCCCTCGCGGTGCAGGTCGGCGACGAGGCGCACGCGGACGGCCCGGGCCTGGCGCCCGGCGCGGTGGCCGACGCGCTGCGCTCGGGCCTGCGCCTGCGCACCTCGCGCCCCTCGCCGGGCGACCTCGCGGCGACGTACGGGCGGGCGGCGGCCGAGGGGGCCGGCGCGGTCGTCGCGGTCCACCTCTCCGGCGCGCTGTCGGGCACCGCGGAGGCCGCGCTCGCCGCGGCCGGCTCGTCCCGGGTGCCGGTGACGGTCGTCGACTCGCGCAGCCTCGGGCTCGGGCTCGGGTACGCCGTCGCCGCGGCCGCCCGCGCCGCCGCTGCCGGCGCCGGCGCCCAGGAGGTCGCCGAGGCCGCACGGCGCACCGCGGCCGGCACGTCGGTCCTGTTCTCCGTCGCCTCGCTCGAGCCGCTGCGCCGCGGCGGGCGCGGGGGAGCGGCCGCCCGGCTCGTCGGCGCCGCGCTCGGCGCCCGCCCGCTCATGCGCCTGCACGACGGGGTCATCGTACCGGTGGAGAAGGTCCGCACCCCGTCGCGGGCGCTGGCCCGGCTCGAGGAGCTGGCCGTGGAGGCCGCCGCGGACCGGCCGGTCGACCTCGGCGTGCACCACCTCGCGGAGCCGGAGCGCGCCGCGGCCCTGCTCGAGCGGCTGCGCGCCCGGGTGCCGGGCGCCCGCGCCGCGCACGTGGCCGAGGTCGGTGCGGCGGTCGGCGCGCACGTCGGGCCGGGGGCGCTGGGCGTGGTCGTGGCGCCCGCCGGGCAGGAGGGGGCGTGA
- a CDS encoding diguanylate cyclase domain-containing protein: MVELAPRARGRYDAAVARSLPGLTAGLSVTCLVLAGLLAAAGGPARWVGAAAAAVVAVLAGALSLVAAHRGLPQRQGHPLGAAALVLAAVVVQLPVALEQDVRYGSATLLVVAAAGAALLDPRWLAGTLGAVAAVVAGTTAVAAAGAGDAVAVAGPFVAACALASALHVVRRRGVDALVDVRAAVREETVRDHLTGAVNHRGVTLLGRQMVEAARRQGDAVHVVFVGVHRLEAVRSALGQEAADEVLISVADAMRSSVRATDVVARWHGDDFCVVGPGPGMPPVELERRVRDYLKRRPPVDRRVWDPRVDTGGAMLTPWDSGSVEELLERGERELEVQRALAAPVPPPVPPHPGARGSGLPHDAVPPPGVDRRD; the protein is encoded by the coding sequence ATGGTGGAGCTCGCCCCGCGCGCCCGTGGACGCTACGACGCCGCGGTGGCCCGCTCGCTGCCCGGCCTGACCGCCGGCCTGTCGGTCACCTGCCTGGTGCTCGCCGGCCTGCTCGCCGCCGCGGGCGGCCCCGCCCGCTGGGTGGGCGCCGCGGCCGCCGCGGTCGTGGCGGTCCTCGCCGGCGCCCTGTCCCTCGTCGCCGCCCACCGCGGGCTGCCGCAGCGCCAGGGGCACCCGCTCGGGGCCGCGGCCCTGGTCCTCGCCGCGGTCGTCGTGCAGCTGCCCGTCGCGCTCGAGCAGGACGTGCGGTACGGCAGCGCCACGCTCCTCGTCGTCGCCGCCGCCGGTGCCGCGCTGCTCGACCCGCGGTGGCTCGCCGGCACCCTGGGGGCGGTGGCCGCCGTCGTGGCCGGCACGACCGCCGTCGCGGCGGCCGGTGCCGGCGACGCCGTCGCGGTCGCCGGTCCCTTCGTCGCCGCCTGCGCCCTGGCCAGCGCGCTGCACGTCGTGCGCCGCCGCGGCGTGGACGCGCTCGTCGACGTGCGGGCCGCGGTCCGGGAGGAGACCGTCCGCGACCACCTCACCGGCGCGGTCAACCACCGCGGCGTGACCCTGCTCGGCCGGCAGATGGTCGAGGCCGCCCGCCGCCAGGGCGACGCGGTGCACGTGGTCTTCGTCGGCGTGCACCGCCTCGAGGCGGTGCGCTCCGCCCTCGGCCAGGAGGCCGCCGACGAGGTGCTCATCAGCGTCGCCGACGCCATGCGCAGCTCGGTGCGCGCCACGGACGTGGTGGCCCGCTGGCACGGCGACGACTTCTGCGTCGTCGGGCCCGGTCCCGGGATGCCGCCGGTCGAGCTCGAGCGCCGGGTGCGCGACTACCTCAAGCGCCGCCCGCCGGTCGACCGCCGGGTCTGGGACCCGCGGGTCGACACCGGCGGCGCCATGCTCACGCCGTGGGACTCCGGCTCCGTCGAGGAGCTGCTCGAGCGGGGCGAGCGCGAGCTCGAGGTGCAGCGGGCCCTCGCCGCACCGGTGCCGCCGCCGGTGCCACCGCACCCCGGCGCGCGGGGGAGCGGGCTGCCCCACGACGCCGTCCCGCCCCCGGGCGTCGACCGCCGGGACTGA